ACTGTAGGTAAAACAAATGGTAGTCGCAACACTTGCTGCAATGGTTTAGAAAATATAACAGcaaaatttttgatattttgcaATGCAGAAAAATTGCTGGAGAAGTGTCAGTCTTCCTTCTGAAACAGAGAAAACGATGGAAACATGGCGAATTGGCATTTGAGATTGCTGAGGAGTTCGCCTGCCAGTATGTTAGCTTGCCCTTTGATTGCCAGAAGGTTCCCCATATCGTTTCTGTTGTTGAAGTTTAGTCTAGTTCTAGGTTGTTGAACTTGGTTTGATGCTAAATTCAGGCTGTAGTCTTGTTTGGTTCTGTATCAGCTTATGCTGTTTGTTGATCTTCCTGTATACGAACTACATTTGGAGTTGTGTGCTGAAATATTTGTAAATATAATGGCTGTTACACGTTTGCTTTATGATTCATTAAACGAGTATGTTAGCTTCGTTTAGCTGGTTGATTTGGAAATATACATCTTTTTTTATCTCATTATAGATTCCACGATAATTCTTATGTGGTGGGCATTTCTATGTATTCAAGTGGCATTTTTAGTTTGAAACTGTGATTTACTCATTTGATGTTGGGAGAATTTTGGTTTTGCCTGATTATACAAACTTTATGTTTGATGCAATTTAGGATTACTAACTCGATTTCTCTGGTGATATCCACTAGTATAATCTGTTGTGATCATATGCTTATGCTTCTTGTAGTATGATCTTGTGACTTAAGTCGGACAATTGACAATGTGAAGAGGCAACCCAGTGTAAGTACATTTTGGCATTTGTCTGCTAATAAAGCATTTAGTCAGCAAGGGCATCTAGGAATTATGGATCACGTATTTGAGTGTTAGCTCAGCATATGTTTAGGGCTCCAGTACTATTACTACAAAAAGCATATCCTGGGAAAACAGCAACAATTGGTGGAAATGAAAGTGGATTCGACCTTGCTAGTGGCTGCTACTGCAATTCTCGTTTACTAATCGTTCGTAAACACATGTAGTACGAGTCTCTCTCGGGTGGGGGAGGTCTTGTGTTTGGGATTTCAGATGACAGAGTTCTCCTTAAATGACTCGGCAACACAAAGCAAGAATGCGTGGAGAACTTTGTCCTGTTGGTTCTTTGTCAGAGTATAGCATCTAAGTCAATTATGTTTCCAAGCCTCTTCACATTCCACAGTATCCAAATGTCTTATTGAATTTTGGAATGGTAACAAAGTGTTCAAATGAAAGATCTAAAAACTCACTACTAGTGTCAATTGAAACATATATTCTTGATCTAAAAACTCACTACTAGTGTCAATTGAAACATATATTCTACATAGAAGAATGTGCATTAATTTTGGGAAGCACGAAAAGTTCCATTGtcaatttcagtcaaattttcAGGTCTTTTGTCCACTTGAACACTTGCACGAAATATCATTGATGCATGGAACTGGACAACCACACCTATCATTGCAATCAACTCCAACTTCTTGTCCCATAGTGCAAGACTTGTCATTCAACTCGAACTGATTTATTTTCGCTCCTTCGAAACCATGTAATTCTTGTGCCTATGGTTAGAATTATATCAccaaaaaattgaacacataaataaatgaatgaataaaaaaaGACAATAAAGAATCTTTTCTTAAAGAAGTAATTATTCATGATCACAACTGTAATAATTTACCTTGAGCAAGCCGGTCATGTTCATGGAACTGAAAGTGCATAGCTGGCCATAATTTTGTTGATTAACATCCAAATTCACAAAGTATCAACcacaaaagtgaaaaatattcATGAACTTTAGTGTAaaccaaaacataaaatttttataaaatgattttatGCAAATAAGAAACTAAAAAATTACCGGCGTAGGATTATATGGTTGAACAAAGTTGCTTTGTTGAGATTGCAAAGACTCTATCATACTTACTGGCATAGAATAACATGGTTGGATAAAAGTTTCTTGTTGATACCGTAAAGATTCTACCATACTCCCCTCATTTGTATTtgcctaaaaataaaaataaataaacacagtTATAAATAGTTTGACAGTAAATAATACTTAATTGTTAGTTTACATATAATGTCGAATCATTACCTCTTGTAATCCATGCTGTTGCATACTGCACCTCGTAGATACAATATTTATAGTATCTCCTATAggctaatgaaaagaaaaaacaaagattGGATGCATAATATAAGAAAATATTGAATTACAAATATAGTAAAATTATAATGTAATAAAACCTCATTATATGATGACGCTGGTAACTCCATAGTTATACTATTTTGCAAGCTTTTTTTGGTTGATCTTCTTCTCTTAGTAGCCTTTTCGAGACTACTCTTCAATCTCTTGCCTGAAATAgtcttcatcttttttttaataCCCTTGATATTGATACCACTTGCATTAGTAGTGTTATTTGTGGGGTTGGAAACTTTTGTTGCATTTGACATCTCATTGCTCGACCCCTCTTGATGTAACCTTGCATCAACCAAATCCAATATTTTCAAAAGGCCTTCTTTAGCAATTTTATAAGTTTCTTCTGTTTGAGCAGCTTTTGTGACCAATTGAGTATATAGTCTACACAAATCTCTGTAACGCTTCGTAAAAAGCACTTTCGGATCCAAATCATTATTGATATTGCAACAATTGTGGTCTTTAACATATCCAGCTTTTGCTTTATTGGTCCATCTCTTTATTATGTATTGACTAGGGATCTTCATGATATTTCTTATATTAAGAACTTTCAGAGAATGAGAGCATAAAATCCCAGAGAATTCAAACTTCTTGCAACTACATGAAATCTGATCACCTATTGAATCAAATCTAACCATATGATAGTTTTTTCTGCCTTTAGGAGTGATCTTATATTCTATCACTGTTCCAACCTCACTGTAGGTGATTATACCACAATCATAAGATTTACCCCACTCAATTTCAAACCATTTGAATACTTCAGGAGTATAAACACTTGCAGCTTGTTTCAAAACATCAACATCGAATGGTAGTACTGGAGTACTCATATATGCTCTAAAGTCAGTTTTAAGTTCTTTATATCTACGATCATCAACTAACCTCCCGAAATGATTGAAAAACTCATGAAATTTATTCTTGTAGGTTACATACCTTTTTATCACACTATTCATGCTTTCGCTCCTTTGAGTTGTTGTCATATCTGCACAAAATGTTTCCCTTCCATACACCAATGcccatttttctttaatctCAAACATACGTTTTAACCAATCATTGTCTTCAAGACCATACTTCTTCAACATAGTATTCCATTCAGATATAAAgtcttcttcttcatcaaaaTCATATACACATTTACTGAAATCATTTGCAAATTGTTTAAAACTTTCGAACACATGACTGAGATGAATAGCTGCATTTTGAAATATATGCCATATGCAAAGACGGTGACGTGTTTCAGGCCATGTAGAAATTAGTCCTTTAGCCATTGCTGCGTCCTGATCCGTAAGTATAGTATTTGGTTTTTTTCCTGACATTGCTCTCGCAAAAGTGTCAAACAACCACTCAAATGTTGAAGCAGTTTCATCATATAATAAAGCAGCCCCAAATATTGCAGTCTGTTTATGATTATTCACTCCAACAAATAATGCAAATGGACGGCCTTCATTATTCTTTCTATACGTCGTGTCAAAACAAACAACATCTCCAAAACTTGCATAATCTGCTCTTATTAATCCGTCAGTCCAAAAAATATTTGTAATCAAATCATCCTGATCCACTTGAATTGCATAGAAGAAATTAGGATCCTCTAATTGCATTTTTTGCAAATATTCAAGTACGCCTCCTGTATCTCCAACTTCCATTTGTATTGTTCGTTTAGAACGTAAATAATTCCTATAATCCTCAGGAATGAAACCTAAGTTCTCCCGTCCTCCTACTTGTAGTGCCATAAGTTCATGAGAAACTTTTGGTGCTATACCCACATGGTATGCCATATCAATTTCAGCTGCATGAATAGAATTTATCTTTCTATGTGATCTGTGTAAATGACTTTTGTTGGGACTTGAAAGATAGTGATTATGCTCAATGATCAACTGACATATACGAAACTTACCAGTTTGTCTACTGTTAACCTTCATCTTCGCCGAACAATTAAATCGTGTTTCAGGACGAGGGGCTCTTACATTGAGATCTCTTTTATCCTTTTCTCGTTTTCCTTCAGCACTACAACAAAAGACCCTATCCATGAGCTTACCATTACTATCTTTGTGGAAGCTACTTCTTTtgattccaaaaccaacttCCTTTGCATATGCTAAGTAAAAATTATAAGCATCTTCTTCACTCTCAAATTCCATGCCCATCTTCGGAATTAGGTCAAAAGGAATCAATGTATGAATTTTATTTATATCCTTTATCACATTTAAAACTGGTGGAGTGAAACCTCATCATTGGTAATTTGATCCTTGTCAAATCCAATCTGACAGGATGATACCTCAGTTTCTATAGAGCCTTAGCATCCATATCCTGCAACCTTTCAAGAGTCGTGACACAGGCAAGACTTGCTCTAACGCTTGACCCACTGgaatttctttcttgtttttgctTTTCCGGGCTTTTTCCTTTCAACAACCCTCGAATCCCGTGTCaacaaaaatcacctaaaaatgacAACTAAACCACCTAAAAATGGCAACTAAGGTCAAAAGCTCCAAATTAGACATATAACAAAACGTGAAATGCAAGAAGGCAATGTTTCAGGTCGCAATAGAACACACATTTGACGTACAACTATACGAACAAAATAATAGATTACTTTTGATTTAATCATCATGTTTTCAAGCTCAGTACATGCATGATTGTACTCcttaaaaaaattcagatttggtgAAGAATATTTCAAAAATCTAGTCTTTCCCCATTGTAAGGTGGAAGAAGCAGCAAGGTGAAGAAACCAATTAATAAAGATAACATTACTCCAAGGAAATGTACCTTCTCTCAAACGAGGACGTAAATCTGATGCCCAGTTTTGCAGTGACCGGCTGATGCCCAATTGAATAGCACCAACCTGACCTGTTCCGAGGAGTGAACAATAACAATTAGCTGATAACATAAGAAAATTGCTAAAGTTGAATTGATGTACCAAATAACTCGTCCTAGGCAGGTAGAATGATTCCACACACAGCTTGCATGATTAAGGAACCACGGGTTTTAAATTTGGTGAAAAAATTAATCCCATGGTAAGGACTAAAACCTCAAACACCGTCAAAGAATAGGGTCAAAAGAGGAACCAGGTCCAGATGTATTTTACTATTTTGAATCTCAACAAGTCTTCTTACTGAAACCTGACTGAATTAACCctaaattaacaaaataatttcATGCAAGTTAATTGCAATACAATAAGGAAAAAATGTAAGCAAATTTTGTCCCTCAATAATTTATTAAAGTAGTTGAATTTCCAATTCTACTTGTTCACTACTACTACTTGCAACTAGTCAGAAAAGCTATTGTTACTTcttgtatctttttttttaatttggtaCATTAGTAAAATTTATAACAATTCttgaaataataaataattttttaatcccACAAAGTAACTTATTTTCCAGGTATATTACAATTAGCGTGTAAGTAGTCAATTTGACCACTCAATTAATATTTAATCTTTCCAAACTCACAATTCAATGTAAATTTCACTTTAATGGAAATTGAAAATGAGATATAAAATTGCATAACATAAGGTAGGGTGATATTGCTTATGAGTTGTTAAAATACTTACGAGTTGTTGTCTATTTCCTAACTTtcttaatattaaaaaaattgaaattcgaAATCAAGATCATGGAGCAAATAGTGATAttgatttaataaatcaaagctgaaaaaacTCAAGACTTAAACCGGATGCAAGGTTGGATAATTACCTGAATGATGTGAAACGTTTTGGTTTGTTCTTTGCTGGAGAAAGCTAGGGATGGTTGGGCTTTAATTTGAGTACTTCCTGAATCTTTGTAGTCAATTTGCTTCAATAGTCGGCGGCTGCAGTTTTAGCTTATTAGGCTACGGTTGATTGTTCTAAGCAATCAACGATAAAAAAAAGGcttggactttggaggcaattgtTTAGggttatctttttctttttcccaaagcAACCGATCTTGAGTGGTTGCTGTACAAAAATATTGGTAATGGAATTAGACCGGTTGGTTAATTTGGTTCAAAGTTTTAGAGGATAGGAAAATTTGtgttaaattaaattaatttgaatttttaaaaaattaaaatacaaataataacaGGACACTTGGCATAATATTAGAGGTGGCACTGGTTTGGCACTCAAAATGTGTCACAGAGGATCCCAAGTGCCAATATCCATTAACAGAGTCTAGGAACCTCACTAACAGGAGGCGAACTAGGGGTGGgcacgggtcgggtacccgccccATTCACGATTTGGTTGATCCGACCCGTACCTTGCAGGTCAGCCATTGTCTGACCCTTACCCGCCCCGCATATCAGCGGGTACTTGATTATAGGGTATCCGCTGAGATAGGGTCGGGTCAGCGGGTACCCGTCCCGCCtcatttatcatttattttttaaaaaaatgatttatactaatttaattttatattttacacattcatctaagatttaataaattttttttctcaaaaaaggTTTCCCACTAAGAAACAAGCATGTGAAGAGAATATAAGATAAAggcaaaaaattaaaagaatttaaaatcaataaaagtttgaaataagtagcacaatttttaatatatatgttccacattaattaaacttttttctataaaatataagatcatgacatctacaaatgaattttgtaaataaactatattctctcatatttgtaatgcaatttgttcaataaaattacttatttagttttaaattattattttataatgtgtgtataaaaataaaaataaaaaatatatatatgcaggGTGGATCGGGTACCCACGagtttttaattatgtgaccctAACCCGCCCCGCATCTtagcgggtacccgaccctctTTTAACctgatcaaataataaaaatcggaTATCTTAATTTTCAGATCGGATCGAATCGGATATGACGGGTTTTCGGGTTAGCGGataattttgcccacccctaagGCGAACATAATTTGGTCTTTATTTTGTAATATATACAATCCTCAAGGGAAGTAAATATAGTTAAACCAAATAATTTGGATGAAATAGAAGAAGGCACAAGTATATACTTTAAGGAAGCACTTAAGTGCAATTTGTTAACAAAACAAATATGTATAATCACAATTTGATAGACACAAAGTTCGAGGATAGTCGTAATTTACCAcataaagtgaaacttatacAATTTGGCCcctttagtatttttttttccagtctAACAAATTACAAAAAcaatttgcattttgggagacTCCTCTGGATGAGTCTTTCATGACGGGAATGGTGTGTGTGAAAATGTAGAAGTGAATTTAAGTTTAGTTACTGGTTAGAAGTTGAACATATGTACTTTATAGATGAAAAATGATATGTGGTCAATTCAGAACTCACCTGGGGCTGAAGATCTCACATAGGTTATGGAAATAATTTCATATGTttatgaaataaatgcaaaattttttaaattatgtgTATATAAGAAATATTATGAAGATTTAAGTAGCAATTGCCGATATAATTAATTTCATTATGATAGTTCTTGTGGATAACACTATTTCTTTAAGTATCGTTTCACGATTAAGAAATCAATCATACGATATTGAGTCTGTCTAACGGTGCCCAAAGATATATTTTAggtgtaatattttttgaaatgtaaaattaattaaagaaagtaaataaatataagggAGGATAAATAAGATTAAATAAGGAAAGTATAGAAATGCAAGAAaggataataattgttagtacaTGTATATACATAGTAGGTTATGTGAATATTAGGCGTTAACAGGTGGCTATTTCAAAAAACCCTACAATATTTGGtatgaaagaagaaaaaaatgaaacaaggaatagaaaagaaaaaagtaacacaaaaattgaaaagaaaatgcCTGTTAAAATCACTTTGTAAATAGTTTCATAACTAAAGAGATGATAAATGAGATATAGTCACAAATTTGATAATAGTACTACACTGATTATATCAAAACACCACAGAGGCATATGATTATATGAAATATACTTGTTTGGTAAAAAGAAAGGATATTTCGTTAGAGAAACATACATGGTACGACTAAGAAACAAATCATTTAGACAGACTCAGAGTAACATACATAGGAAGAAAATAGTAACATACATAGGAAGAAAGCATGCATTAAACAAATACGATATTCAAGGCAAATAAGGATATTTGTCATGGTGGATCTGCATAATCAAAGCAAATAACTAACACTATCAATATCTTATTTTTTCTATCTTCCCATAAACTCCAACAAAGCAGTTTACTTGATGTAGAAATTTAATAACATAAATATGTAAGTACATATTTGTTTTAAAACAATGGCATACAAACTGGCATGTACATCTAATTATTATACTTTTCAAGTTATTTAATGAATCTTAACTTTTAAATGTTACTACCAATTATGCATATATGTCATGTATCTAATCATGATAATATATATACTATTAGGGTATATAACAGTAACTCTTATTAGAATAGtcatttattattgatttcaaatttttttccaaatttttgtGCATAAATAACTTTTAAAATAGCAAGGGTAGCATTTAAcaaccaaagaaaaaaaaggaggaggGGGGGTACTTGAGCGAAAAAATAATTGTTAGAATACACtgttttttaatgaatttttatattttcgcTTCCAATTTTTTTTACCCAAATTATTATCAGAATAGCAAAGGGTAATATTTTTCCTTACTGTAGCATACTGAAAATTGTTTAAACAATGAGGCAGAgtttttctttaatattttaatgaaGCATAGGTTAATGACATCTCCTGCACAGTTTTTGCTTAAATTAACAATTTAGAACGAACCgattcttttatatatatatatatatatatatatagctataggaatacaaaattaaagctattatTCATTAATTATGATTGCTTTTATAAATATTTGGTAATATAAAAAAGCAGGCCAATGCATTCGTAAATTTAATCAGAGCAACTCTAGAATAACTCCCAAATGTACACGCAGCCCTAGTACAGCACATTTGCATTGTAGCCCTAGTACGGCACATTTGCATTGTGATTTGACgggaggaaaaaataaaagggaagagTGCCCAATGCGGCGGGAAGGGATTAGCCGGAATTAGCCGGAATGGCACAGTAAAGAAGGAACTAATTTGGCGAAAAGTCTGTTGCAGGCTCGACAACTAGAGCTCAATCCTTCAGCCGATGTGATATTACATTATGGTTCCCACTATATAACCCATCTCCTTTTGTTTGTAAGGAAAATCGTGGGAAAATGAAGTAAAATTAGCAAATTTTTTTGTGTATGTTTGGTTAACAGGgaagttgaaaattttcttgtattttgcgTTCTGCAAAATTTGTaggattttgaagaaaagtagaaaattagATACAAAAACTTTACTAACTACCAATAATTATCATTAACTTCCCACTTTTCCTCAAACTTTTTCTTGACAATCAAACGTAAACTAAAAAACCTTTCAATTTTTTGTACTTCACTTTTCCGTACTTTACTTTTTTCACACAACTTTCCCTCTATTCAAACAGAGCATAGAGTTTGGTCTGTATACCAGTGACTGTTAGCACAAAAAATCACACAGCAGCGAATGTAATTCAAACTTTCAAACCAAGAAAACAAGTCACTCAAAATATATATGACCAAACAAAGCTGTAAAGCTTTTCTTTGGTAGAGAGAATTAAACCAACTATGCTAATATAGATAGATAAAAGCCGTGAGCCTTCGGCCGATGTGATGAACCATAGGTTAAAACTTAAAGGAAGGCATGAGAGGAAAGAAAATCttttttcaatcaattcacTAATTTTTCTCAACTACAAATGCAGGACTTCAAATCCTTAAATAGATAAACAAAATAATACAATCCATTATAGGGAtagatgaaattatttgtgCCTTGATTATGGTTGAATGTAGTTGATTATTGTTATATCTTGTACTTGCTAGTTTTTCTATTCTTGCTTCTGTACTTGTGAATGCTTGATCACTATTTGCAAGGCATGCTAGTTGTTGTTAATCTATGAAAATAGACGACAATTATGGAAATGGAATAGGTAGAACCTAAGGAGTAAACATATAAAAAGTAATAGTACACTTAGGTGGATGTTTTTGATATTCCTGGTGCTTGATTAAGTCTTCACTTGTGATTTCACCACGAAAGTGGAGAAACTACAGTGTTGGCTAAATTTGGTTCATTAGCAAAAGTGAGTTCCGATTGTTTGAATAAAATATATCCTTAGCAAGACAAGAGTTTTAATGATAATTGACCATCTCATCCATGGTTAGGCATATTTAGTGGATTCTATGCTCTAAAACACTTGGATCTAGTTTTTTCCTTTTGCATTGTTATAACTTGTTGCTTTACTTTAGCCAGTATTCTTGTTGGTTTAGATAATAGAGTGAGTAAAAAGTCTTAGTAGTTGGTAGGGGTTCTCGTTGGATCGATCTCAACTCTTTTATATTACAATAACAACTTGTATACTTACAACAAACAAGAGATTACGTATAAAACTTACAGCGCAAGTTTGAGACTCGTCAAAGGTACATGagcaaagaaaatatttttcaatcaattcacTGGTTTTCCTTAACTACAAACGTAGGATTTCAAATCCTTAAATAGAGAAACAAAATAGTAAAACCATTCTAATTTTAATTCCAAAACACAACTTAACCCTATTTTCTAAACCAATTTTGATACTAATTCTAATATAATTACCAAATAATAAATCCAATTCTAAAACTATTAAACTTCTAAATAGTTTAGTTTAATTATTTCAACAGTGACCCTGGCTTTAGAACTTTGTATACATTTTAAACAAATTGTCGTCAATAGTCGTCAATAGTAGATAGAAGATATCAATAAAAGAATAAACAAATCTAGCTTCCATAAATATTAGTTATAAGGGAAAAGAGTCCCAATGGCCCTCTAACTCTTACTCAGGTAAAGTTTTGGCCCTCCAACAATTAAAGAAACGGTTTTGGCCCTCGATCTAACAAAATGGCATATTCGTGGCCCTTCTGTCAAATCCAGCAGTTAACTATGACGGGAAGCTTCATCTCGTGAGATGCGCGCACAAATATGAAGGGCACTATAGTCTCTTAAGGATGGTTGACCAAACAAAGAGAGAGTAAAAAGGTTGCTTCTTCTCTTACCTTAAGTTAGAGCAACAAAGTCTGCAGCAATTCAAAGTTGGAGCTGAAAATGCGAAGAATGAGCAGTTCCCCTCTACCGGTGTGCAGATGTGAGAAAGAGACTAGAGTGATTACTTCATGGACTTCAAAAAATCCTGGACGAAGGTTTGCTGTGTGCGCTGAAGGTTGCTGCGGATATTGGGCATGGATCGATGAGGAGATGTGCCGACGGGCTACAGAAATTATACCTGGCCTTCTTCGAAAGATTAATGCAACTGAAAAGGACAGAGATGAATATGAAGAAATagcaagaagaaatgaaagaaaggtaacaaaattgaaggaaaaagtTAAAGAATTGGAGAAAGACATTCGCAGCAAAAAATGGGTTAATAAGTTGCTAGGGAAATTGCTCTTTTTAACATGgatattgatttttttaattttgatgagTTGGGGCCAAAAAAAGGGAAATCTTGTCAGTTTTCGACAAATACAAGGTGCTTGCAAACACCTGGCCCTTACCAAGTTGAAGTTTGCAGGGGAAGAAGATGATCCAAATTGTTCCTTTTAATGTAAATTTTTGATTTGTAGTTGTACGATGTTTCCGCAAACCTTGTAATCAAATCTGTGTTTGTACTGGTTCTAATGAAATATCTGCTCATCtctttttattaaataaaagtGCTGAAGTTCATTTGTTCGACTCAATGAATTGGTTTGGTATTGTGCTTAGAAAGAAGGCATAATAATGGTGTAAGAAGGAGTACATAAAGCCATAATGTATACATCATATTAATCACTTGTCAATGAGTATCAAAAGGAACTGCTATAATACAAAGCAGAATCAGCATGTTACCAACAAGCAATTGCTAGacaaaaaaaacagagaagaaCTGCTAGACACAAAATGAATTGTCATCATCAGTTTACACAGGATAAGACAAAAAGAGTTTGTCAAACAGAAATAAGTCTATCATGGCTGAGTTCCTCTTCCAGTGGCTGTTCCTCTCATTTCTCTTTCACCTtgtcttcctcttcctcttcctcttgctctGCCTCTGCCTCTTCCACTCCATCTCCCCCTCCAGTTTCCAACTGTGAATGGGGGTTCTTTACCCAAATAAGCATAGTTCGCATTGATAGCTCCTTTTTCGGCATCAGTAAGTAGTTTTGTAGCTGAGTTTTTTCTTCGCTGCGAATGATGATGTTGTTGGCTCTGTTGTGGATGTTGCTGTCCAGTTTCATCGTTAGCCTGTTGCATTTGTTGTTGCACATTTTGAGAAGACTGACCTGGTTCCTTATTCTTATCAAAATTGTACATGACACAAATAAGTACATGACGGATGTAAAATAGTGAAAAATTAATAGCAATTGCATGCACTTACTGTCCTCTCTTTTTCTACTGATTGCTGCCTCTGCTGATTACTCGGTTGAGCTTCGGATGACTGGTTAGAACATTGTTGTGCTTCTTCATTGGAAGGCTTCTTGCACGTAGCTGCATTATGACCAACCTCACCGCATTTTCTACAATGAATGACAACTCTCCTCCTCAACCTTCTACCATGATCTCTCCCCTCAGTCACATCCCTTCTCCTAGCCTTTTTAGGCCTACCAGGTTGAGTAACTGGTATTGGTGGATCCAACACAGGCATGGTGGATGAGGGCCAATGATCCTCGCCACTAATTGGCTGCAAAACATTCTCATAAATCTGGAAGAAGAGGCCTCTGCTATAAGAACGATCCAGATAAGAGTAAGGATCCTCTTCTCGCATGAAGATAGCAGCAATTGCATGACAGCAGGGAATTCCACTAACCTCCCATAATCTGCAagtacaatattttttttgcatatctACTGCAAATTGGGCCCCTCTTGGACCTTTGACTTGATAGCCATGCAGTGCATTCCAAATGGGCATCCACTGACTTGAATGCTTGACTCTAGTCTGAACAATCTCATTAATTAAAGGTCCAGTGGAGCCCTTGCATTTCTCCATTGCAGCGCGTCTTCTTTGGATCCTCTCCATAAGATATTCCCTTATAATTTCCAACATTGTGATGATAGGTTGGTCCCTTGCATCTTTAATGTGGGCATTGAAGGACTCGCATAGGTTATTCACTATCATATCACTCTTGACGTGAGTTGGAAAATATGCTTTGCACCAATGTCGAGGATGAGGAGCTTTCTTGACCCATTCGTATGCATCTTTATCAAAAGTTTGAAGTTCTTCCATAGCTTTGTCGTACATTTCCACTGTTGTGCAACATGCTATGTTCCATATCCTGTCTTTAAGAGCCAAATCAGGAtgttttttcttgaa
This portion of the Coffea eugenioides isolate CCC68of chromosome 11, Ceug_1.0, whole genome shotgun sequence genome encodes:
- the LOC113752466 gene encoding protein FAR1-RELATED SEQUENCE 5-like, with translation MGMEFESEEDAYNFYLAYAKEVGFGIKRSSFHKDSNGKLMDRVFCCSAEGKREKDKRDLNVRAPRPETRFNCSAKMKVNSRQTGKFRICQLIIEHNHYLSSPNKSHLHRSHRKINSIHAAEIDMAYHVGIAPKVSHELMALQVGGRENLGFIPEDYRNYLRSKRTIQMEVGDTGGVLEYLQKMQLEDPNFFYAIQVDQDDLITNIFWTDGLIRADYASFGDVVCFDTTYRKNNEGRPFALFVGVNNHKQTAIFGAALLYDETASTFEWLFDTFARAMSGKKPNTILTDQDAAMAKGLISTWPETRHRLCIWHIFQNAAIHLSHVFESFKQFANDFSKCVYDFDEEEDFISEWNTMLKKYGLEDNDWLKRMFEIKEKWALVYGRETFCADMTTTQRSESMNSVIKRYVTYKNKFHEFFNHFGRLVDDRRYKELKTDFRAYMSTPVLPFDVDVLKQAASVYTPEVFKWFEIEWGKSYDCGIITYSEVGTVIEYKITPKGRKNYHMVRFDSIGDQISCSCKKFEFSGILCSHSLKVLNIRNIMKIPSQYIIKRWTNKAKAGYVKDHNCCNINNDLDPKVLFTKRYRDLCRLYTQLVTKAAQTEETYKIAKEGLLKILDLVDARLHQEGSSNEMSNATKVSNPTNNTTNASGINIKAYRRYYKYCIYEVQYATAWITRGKYK